In one Neobacillus sp. CF12 genomic region, the following are encoded:
- a CDS encoding YlaI family protein: MRVKCVICDKIESIEDESFIAKRLRNRPIHTYMCQDCSSRISEKTKARIDTGNFRFYRAQSEKDDW; encoded by the coding sequence ATGAGAGTAAAATGCGTAATCTGCGACAAAATCGAATCGATAGAAGATGAATCATTTATTGCAAAACGTCTTCGAAATCGTCCTATCCATACATATATGTGTCAAGACTGCAGCAGTAGAATCTCGGAAAAAACAAAAGCAAGAATTGATACAGGTAACTTCAGATTTTACCGTGCACAGTCCGAGAAAGACGATTGGTAA
- a CDS encoding YlaH-like family protein, translating into MNIADRLSFFPALYNVTENPKMGMWLLYFTIVALSILVYKLGFAQKLPIGKSIMIYIFLAAGCTILTVLGIFLPITEGLVVAALILIIYKIRLHQSKKQQFEAK; encoded by the coding sequence GTGAATATAGCGGACCGGCTTTCCTTTTTTCCTGCTCTCTATAACGTAACTGAAAACCCAAAAATGGGAATGTGGCTACTTTATTTTACAATTGTCGCTCTGTCCATCTTGGTATATAAACTTGGCTTTGCTCAAAAGTTGCCAATTGGTAAATCAATAATGATTTATATCTTTTTAGCTGCAGGGTGTACGATTCTTACAGTACTAGGAATCTTCTTACCAATAACAGAAGGTCTTGTTGTAGCAGCATTAATATTAATCATTTACAAAATTCGCCTTCATCAGTCGAAAAAACAGCAATTTGAGGCAAAGTAA
- a CDS encoding YhcN/YlaJ family sporulation lipoprotein — MKKFLMFTTLLLALTACNNNSNNAQNNEKQSLVNVKNSYIEEVDRKTGQEVSKRLVELATSIPNVHDATAVVIGRYAIVGIDVNSKIERSQVGSIKYSVAESLKADPHGARAIVVADADTNQRLKEIAADIEKGRPIQGIMEELADVAGRLMPEIPGDMIDPNPKNAPEEPKKKLENNEKKSLEDKQQEESKHYK, encoded by the coding sequence ATGAAAAAGTTTTTAATGTTTACTACACTATTACTGGCCTTGACTGCTTGTAACAACAACTCAAACAATGCCCAAAACAATGAGAAGCAATCATTAGTTAATGTTAAGAACAGTTATATTGAAGAGGTGGATCGGAAAACTGGTCAGGAGGTTTCTAAACGATTAGTTGAACTTGCCACTAGTATCCCAAATGTTCACGATGCAACTGCAGTTGTAATTGGCAGATATGCGATTGTGGGAATTGATGTAAATTCAAAGATTGAGCGATCACAGGTAGGATCAATTAAATATTCTGTGGCCGAAAGTCTGAAGGCAGACCCACATGGTGCTCGTGCTATCGTTGTAGCCGATGCAGACACAAATCAACGGTTGAAAGAAATCGCCGCAGATATTGAAAAAGGAAGACCTATACAAGGTATAATGGAAGAACTCGCCGACGTTGCAGGTAGATTAATGCCTGAAATCCCAGGTGATATGATAGATCCTAATCCTAAAAATGCGCCAGAAGAGCCAAAGAAAAAGCTGGAGAATAACGAGAAGAAAAGTTTAGAGGATAAACAACAAGAAGAGTCAAAACATTATAAATAA
- a CDS encoding FtsW/RodA/SpoVE family cell cycle protein, translating to MFKKIVKSYDYSLITAIVLLALFGLVMVYSASMASAVQRYEVPSDHFYTRQRLFLIGAAVVFIFTALFPYKIMKSTKFLVPMVGLSIFGLVGLFIFGHVAGNAQSWFKIGPLSLQPAEFVKIFVIIYLSAVYAKKQEYINKFNHGVLPPLAYLVIVCGLIASQPDFGTAMIIGLIAGTIIISSGMNIKNITKLILLGLLLASPFLIALKGEIFSEKRLERFTVLGDPFEDELDSGFHLANSYIAIGSGGINGLGLGKSVQKLGYLPESHTDFIMAVIAEELGIWGVSFVVLTLAYIVLRGIYLGLRCKDPFGSLLAIGISSMIGIQSFINLAGVSGVIPLTGVPLPFVSYGGSSLIQLAIASGILVNVSMFVKYENKYKQKHQEKEKNSNIQDGNVYQFRS from the coding sequence ATGTTTAAAAAAATAGTAAAATCCTATGATTATTCTCTCATCACCGCAATCGTCCTATTAGCTTTATTTGGATTAGTGATGGTTTATAGTGCTAGTATGGCATCTGCTGTCCAAAGATATGAAGTTCCAAGTGACCATTTTTACACAAGGCAAAGATTATTTTTAATTGGTGCAGCTGTAGTATTTATTTTTACTGCTTTGTTTCCATATAAAATAATGAAAAGCACAAAATTTCTGGTACCTATGGTTGGTCTATCGATTTTCGGGCTAGTGGGACTTTTTATATTTGGACATGTTGCTGGTAATGCCCAGAGTTGGTTTAAGATTGGTCCATTGAGCCTGCAGCCGGCAGAGTTTGTTAAAATATTTGTTATTATCTACTTGTCTGCAGTGTATGCAAAAAAGCAAGAATATATTAATAAATTTAATCATGGGGTTTTGCCTCCTTTAGCTTATCTTGTTATTGTTTGTGGATTAATTGCTTCTCAACCTGACTTTGGAACTGCGATGATAATTGGTTTAATAGCAGGTACAATTATTATTTCATCAGGAATGAACATTAAAAATATCACAAAATTAATTTTACTTGGCCTTCTTTTAGCCTCTCCTTTCCTTATTGCCCTAAAGGGTGAAATTTTTTCTGAGAAACGATTAGAGCGGTTTACGGTTTTAGGTGATCCATTTGAGGATGAATTAGATTCAGGATTTCATCTAGCGAATTCATACATTGCAATCGGTTCAGGTGGAATAAATGGACTAGGTCTAGGAAAAAGTGTTCAAAAACTCGGCTATTTGCCAGAATCCCATACTGACTTCATAATGGCGGTAATTGCAGAGGAATTGGGAATATGGGGAGTTAGCTTTGTAGTCCTTACTTTGGCATATATTGTTTTAAGAGGGATATATCTTGGATTACGATGCAAGGATCCTTTTGGAAGTTTATTAGCAATAGGGATATCAAGTATGATTGGGATTCAATCGTTTATTAACCTAGCCGGTGTTTCGGGAGTTATTCCCCTTACTGGTGTCCCGCTGCCGTTTGTTAGCTATGGAGGCTCCTCACTAATTCAATTAGCAATTGCTTCTGGTATTCTAGTAAATGTCTCCATGTTTGTTAAATATGAAAATAAATATAAACAAAAGCACCAAGAAAAAGAAAAGAATAGCAATATCCAAGATGGAAATGTATATCAATTTAGATCATAG
- a CDS encoding YlaF family protein — translation MKKIKWVFVVYAILAAMSIMGIGVAIGEKSIIGVIGSILALIVIMGFGFKTKAKFRANGEL, via the coding sequence ATGAAGAAAATCAAATGGGTTTTTGTCGTTTACGCTATATTGGCAGCAATGAGTATTATGGGCATAGGGGTTGCAATTGGGGAAAAAAGTATCATAGGAGTAATTGGCAGTATCCTTGCATTAATCGTTATAATGGGGTTTGGATTCAAAACAAAAGCAAAATTTCGTGCTAACGGTGAACTATAA
- a CDS encoding inositol monophosphatase family protein encodes MDWENIDLHAKQWVMEAGDKIRDSFQKTLNIQTKSNPNDLVTNIDKEIEQFFINKIRKNFPNHRILGEEGFGDEVSNLDGVVWIIDPIDGTMNFIHQQRNFAISLAVYENGKGKIGIIYDVAHGEVYHAITGKGAFMNDIQLPALSMRTVKESIIALNATWLMENRRIDHNLLIPLVREARGTRSYGTAALEMVFVATGRVDAYISMRLSPWDVAAGAIIIGELGGVITNLRGVRLDFLSSDSLLVARPGLHQTILNEYLKEGKW; translated from the coding sequence ATGGACTGGGAGAACATTGATCTTCATGCAAAGCAATGGGTTATGGAAGCTGGAGACAAAATAAGGGATTCGTTTCAGAAGACGTTAAACATTCAAACTAAATCAAATCCCAACGATTTAGTAACAAATATAGATAAAGAGATTGAACAATTCTTTATAAATAAGATTAGAAAAAACTTTCCTAACCACAGGATATTGGGTGAAGAAGGGTTTGGTGATGAAGTAAGTAATCTTGATGGAGTAGTTTGGATTATAGACCCTATAGATGGGACAATGAATTTTATCCATCAACAGCGAAATTTCGCCATCTCCCTAGCGGTATATGAAAATGGTAAAGGAAAAATTGGAATTATTTATGATGTTGCGCATGGCGAAGTATATCATGCAATTACTGGCAAAGGTGCTTTTATGAATGACATTCAGTTACCTGCTTTAAGTATGAGAACGGTAAAAGAATCAATCATTGCTTTAAATGCTACTTGGCTTATGGAAAATCGTCGCATTGACCATAACCTGCTAATACCCCTTGTTAGAGAGGCAAGAGGGACTAGGTCCTATGGCACAGCTGCTCTTGAAATGGTATTTGTGGCAACCGGTAGAGTAGATGCCTATATTTCGATGAGGTTGTCTCCATGGGATGTTGCTGCAGGTGCAATTATTATTGGTGAATTAGGTGGTGTTATAACCAATCTAAGAGGAGTAAGGCTCGATTTCCTTTCAAGTGATTCACTGCTTGTGGCTAGACCTGGCTTACACCAAACGATCTTAAATGAGTATCTCAAAGAAGGAAAATGGTAA
- a CDS encoding DUF1054 domain-containing protein, whose product MEFKGFTNEDFDVFQIDGLEARMDGLKERIRPKLESLGQYFAPALTTLTGDEMYVHVAKHARRTINPPKDTWVAFANNPRGYKMLPHFQIGLWNTHLFIWFAVIYEAPLKEEVAARFTKKLNKIYKEIPKDFVWSLDHTKSESVPHGQLTKEDLRGMFERLENVKKAEILCGYEIKREENLHQSEEDFLKQVEYVFSKVAPLYKIALNIK is encoded by the coding sequence ATGGAATTTAAGGGTTTTACAAATGAAGATTTTGATGTTTTTCAAATAGATGGATTAGAAGCAAGAATGGATGGGTTAAAAGAGCGGATTCGACCAAAATTAGAGAGTCTAGGACAATATTTTGCACCCGCATTAACAACACTGACTGGTGACGAGATGTATGTTCATGTTGCAAAACATGCAAGAAGAACAATAAATCCTCCAAAAGATACGTGGGTTGCATTTGCAAATAATCCACGTGGATACAAAATGCTTCCTCATTTTCAAATTGGGTTATGGAATACTCATTTATTTATTTGGTTTGCCGTTATATATGAAGCTCCTTTAAAGGAAGAAGTTGCTGCAAGATTCACAAAAAAACTTAATAAAATTTATAAAGAAATACCGAAAGATTTTGTTTGGTCATTGGATCATACAAAATCAGAATCAGTACCACATGGTCAACTTACAAAAGAAGATTTACGAGGGATGTTTGAACGGCTGGAAAATGTAAAAAAAGCTGAGATACTCTGCGGGTATGAAATTAAACGAGAGGAAAATCTTCACCAAAGTGAAGAAGACTTTCTAAAGCAGGTTGAATATGTTTTCAGTAAAGTAGCACCACTATATAAAATTGCTCTTAATATAAAATAA
- a CDS encoding pyridoxamine 5'-phosphate oxidase family protein produces the protein MPNQVEPKLIKPLYDELQKERFVTLATIDFETGGPNVSAISWILAKDDETIYFAVDNKSRIIQNITHNNKVIINLIANESTYSIQGVASLKEERLPDVPLKLALIEIKIQEVRDVMFYGSKIVTEPQYDKTYDKNAASRLDKQVMEAMKKA, from the coding sequence ATGCCAAATCAAGTAGAACCAAAACTTATTAAGCCTTTATATGATGAGTTGCAGAAAGAAAGGTTTGTAACATTAGCAACAATAGATTTTGAAACAGGTGGTCCAAATGTTAGCGCGATATCGTGGATTTTAGCAAAAGATGATGAAACGATCTATTTTGCTGTTGATAATAAATCAAGAATTATCCAAAATATTACACACAATAATAAAGTAATTATCAATTTAATTGCAAATGAATCTACATATTCCATACAGGGAGTAGCATCATTGAAAGAGGAGAGACTCCCGGACGTTCCATTAAAACTGGCTTTGATCGAAATAAAGATTCAAGAGGTTAGAGACGTAATGTTCTATGGTTCAAAAATTGTTACGGAGCCACAGTATGACAAAACCTATGACAAAAATGCAGCTTCCAGATTAGATAAGCAAGTAATGGAAGCAATGAAAAAAGCTTAG
- the typA gene encoding translational GTPase TypA, which yields MKIREDIRNIAIIAHVDHGKTTLVDVLLKQSGTFRTNEHVEERAMDSNDLERERGITILAKNTAIQYKDKRINILDTPGHADFGGEVERIMKMVDGVLLVVDAYEGTMPQTRFVLKKALEQNLTPIVVVNKIDRDFARPLEVIDEVIDLFIELGANEDQLEFPVIFASAINGTASLNHEKQDENMQCLYDSIVENIPAPIDNRDEPLQFQVALLDYNDYVGRIGIGRVFRGTMHVGQQVSLMKIDGTVKQFRVTKIFGFFGLKRQEIQEAVAGDLIAVSGMEDINVGETVCPVEHQEALPILRIDEPTLQMTFVVNNSPFAGREGKYLTSRKIEERLLAQLQTDVSLRVENTDSPDAWIVSGRGELHLSILIENMRREGYELQVSKPEVIVKEIDGVRCEPIERVQIDVPEEHTGSVMESIGARKGEMIDMINNGSGQVRLIFNVPARGLIGYTTEFLTMTRGYGIINHTFDSYQPMVQGQVGGRRQGVLVSMESGKASTYGIMQIEDRGTIFVEPGTEIYEGMIVGEHTRENDITVNITKVKQATNIRSANKDQTSVIKKPRIMTLEESLEYLNDDEYCEVTPESIRLRKKILDKNERERMAKKKKVAELS from the coding sequence TTGAAAATTAGAGAAGATATTCGCAATATAGCAATCATCGCACACGTTGACCATGGGAAAACGACTTTGGTTGACGTATTATTGAAGCAATCAGGAACATTTCGTACGAACGAGCACGTTGAAGAACGTGCAATGGATTCAAATGATCTTGAAAGGGAACGTGGAATAACGATTCTTGCTAAGAACACAGCAATCCAATATAAAGATAAAAGAATTAATATCTTGGATACACCAGGGCATGCTGACTTCGGCGGTGAAGTTGAGCGTATTATGAAAATGGTTGATGGTGTACTCCTTGTCGTGGATGCTTATGAAGGCACAATGCCACAAACGCGCTTCGTATTAAAAAAGGCGTTAGAGCAGAATTTAACTCCAATCGTTGTCGTTAATAAAATTGACCGTGACTTTGCTCGTCCTTTAGAAGTAATTGATGAGGTTATTGATTTATTTATTGAGCTAGGTGCCAATGAAGATCAATTAGAGTTCCCAGTCATTTTTGCTTCTGCAATAAATGGAACAGCCAGCTTAAATCATGAAAAACAGGATGAAAACATGCAATGCTTGTATGATTCCATTGTTGAAAATATCCCAGCACCAATTGATAATCGTGATGAGCCATTACAATTCCAAGTTGCTCTGCTTGATTATAATGATTATGTTGGAAGAATTGGTATTGGACGTGTTTTCCGCGGTACCATGCATGTCGGACAACAGGTTTCATTAATGAAAATAGACGGTACAGTTAAACAATTCCGTGTAACAAAAATATTTGGTTTCTTTGGTCTAAAACGTCAGGAAATCCAAGAAGCAGTTGCAGGTGACTTAATTGCTGTTTCAGGCATGGAAGATATCAATGTCGGCGAAACTGTATGTCCTGTTGAGCACCAAGAAGCATTACCAATTCTAAGAATTGATGAACCAACATTACAAATGACGTTTGTTGTAAATAACAGCCCATTTGCAGGAAGAGAAGGTAAGTACCTAACTTCAAGAAAGATTGAAGAAAGACTACTCGCTCAACTTCAAACAGATGTAAGTTTACGTGTTGAAAATACAGATTCTCCAGATGCATGGATTGTATCTGGTCGTGGAGAGCTTCATTTATCTATTCTGATTGAAAACATGCGCCGTGAAGGATACGAACTTCAAGTATCTAAGCCTGAGGTCATTGTAAAAGAAATAGACGGTGTACGTTGTGAACCAATTGAAAGAGTACAAATTGACGTACCTGAAGAGCATACTGGTTCTGTAATGGAATCAATTGGTGCACGTAAAGGTGAAATGATTGATATGATTAATAATGGCTCTGGCCAAGTGCGCCTTATCTTTAATGTTCCAGCGCGAGGATTAATTGGTTATACCACAGAATTCTTAACTATGACACGTGGTTATGGAATTATCAATCATACGTTCGACAGCTATCAGCCAATGGTTCAAGGGCAAGTGGGTGGAAGACGCCAAGGTGTTCTAGTATCGATGGAGTCTGGAAAAGCTTCGACATATGGCATCATGCAAATTGAAGACCGTGGTACAATTTTTGTTGAACCAGGAACTGAAATTTACGAAGGTATGATTGTTGGTGAACATACTCGTGAAAATGATATTACAGTTAATATCACTAAAGTGAAACAAGCAACCAATATTCGTTCTGCAAATAAGGATCAAACATCGGTTATTAAGAAACCAAGAATAATGACACTTGAAGAGTCATTAGAATACCTAAACGATGATGAATATTGTGAAGTTACACCAGAATCTATTCGTTTACGTAAGAAGATTCTAGATAAAAATGAACGTGAAAGAATGGCTAAAAAGAAAAAGGTTGCAGAATTAAGTTAA
- a CDS encoding nitronate monooxygenase family protein codes for MNWQTRVTEILNIQYPIIQGGLAHLAYSELAAAVSNAGGLGQITAMSLDNPMQLREEIRKVKQLTKKPFGVNYAIGQHNRPFEEMLQVAIDEEVPVVSMTGGNPAPIFEQLKGTAIKKLVLVAARRQAEKAEQLGADAVMVVGQEGGGHLGRDDIGTIVLIPQVVDAVSIPVIASGGIGDGRGLMAALSLGAEGIEMGTRFIATKECVHATELYKKRLIEGTEANTVVIKRSLGSPARALSNSWTEKILEIEKENGGYEQLKNYISGQANKRYIYDGVENEGFAWAGQVMGLIKDVPTVSELFTRMISDAEQIRGKWAK; via the coding sequence TTGAATTGGCAAACGCGCGTTACTGAGATACTAAATATCCAATATCCAATTATTCAGGGGGGGTTAGCCCATCTAGCCTATTCTGAATTGGCTGCAGCTGTTTCCAATGCTGGAGGACTGGGGCAAATTACTGCAATGTCTCTTGATAATCCTATGCAACTTCGGGAGGAAATCCGAAAGGTAAAGCAACTGACGAAGAAGCCATTCGGTGTTAATTATGCCATTGGACAGCATAACAGGCCATTTGAAGAAATGCTTCAAGTAGCTATTGATGAAGAGGTACCGGTTGTTTCCATGACAGGTGGAAATCCTGCACCTATTTTTGAACAATTAAAAGGGACAGCAATTAAAAAGTTAGTTCTGGTAGCAGCTAGAAGACAGGCAGAAAAGGCTGAACAGCTAGGAGCGGATGCTGTAATGGTAGTTGGCCAGGAGGGTGGCGGTCATCTTGGAAGAGATGATATTGGCACGATCGTACTAATACCTCAAGTAGTTGATGCCGTTTCTATTCCTGTCATTGCTTCAGGAGGTATTGGCGATGGCAGAGGATTAATGGCTGCACTAAGCCTAGGGGCTGAAGGAATCGAAATGGGAACAAGATTTATTGCTACAAAAGAATGTGTTCATGCAACAGAACTCTATAAAAAAAGACTCATAGAAGGGACAGAAGCCAATACTGTAGTTATCAAACGCTCTCTTGGATCACCAGCACGCGCCCTTTCAAATAGCTGGACAGAAAAAATTTTAGAAATTGAAAAAGAAAATGGTGGTTACGAACAATTAAAGAATTATATTAGCGGCCAGGCAAACAAGAGATATATATACGATGGAGTAGAAAATGAGGGGTTTGCATGGGCAGGTCAGGTGATGGGCCTCATAAAGGATGTACCAACAGTTTCAGAATTATTTACGCGAATGATTTCCGATGCTGAGCAAATTCGTGGAAAATGGGCAAAATAA
- a CDS encoding PhoH family protein produces MSKIYVLDTNVLLQDPYSIFSFEDNEVVIPAVVLEEVDSKKRYMDEIGRNARHVSRLIDELRAAGKLHEKIPLENGGTIRIELNHRAFHELQEIFVEKTNDNRILAVAKNLSTEEQSKENGKPVILVSKDTLVRVKADAIGLIAEDFLSDRVVEIDHIYTGFLEVFLSVELLGTFYEKGELSLSEIGKYSFYPNQYLIMKDALGGSASALGMVDKTRKKVKKLAINQEHVWGIHPRNVQQTMAIELLLRKDIPLVTLIGKAGTGKTLLALASGLMQTEDFREFKKLLVARPIVPVGKDLGYLPGEKQEKLRPWMQPIFDNLEYLFNTKKPGELDAILAGMGSIEVEALTYIRGRSLPKQFIIIDEAQNLTKHEVKTILTRVGEGSKIVLMGDPEQIDHPYLDAYNNGLTYVVERFKDQVISGHVKLLKGERSGLARLAADLL; encoded by the coding sequence TTGAGTAAAATATACGTGTTAGATACAAACGTCTTATTACAAGACCCGTATTCCATATTCTCATTCGAAGATAATGAAGTAGTCATTCCCGCAGTTGTCCTTGAAGAAGTGGACTCAAAGAAAAGATACATGGATGAAATAGGAAGAAATGCCCGACATGTATCAAGATTAATTGATGAATTAAGAGCGGCAGGTAAACTTCATGAAAAAATTCCACTTGAAAATGGTGGGACAATCAGAATTGAGCTGAATCATCGAGCATTTCACGAATTACAGGAGATTTTTGTTGAGAAAACAAATGATAATCGTATTCTTGCTGTTGCGAAAAATCTATCAACGGAAGAACAATCGAAGGAAAATGGAAAGCCTGTGATCCTCGTTAGCAAGGATACGTTGGTAAGGGTAAAGGCAGATGCGATAGGGTTAATAGCAGAAGATTTTTTAAGTGACAGGGTAGTTGAAATCGACCATATTTACACAGGTTTTCTGGAAGTTTTTTTATCAGTAGAATTGTTAGGAACTTTTTATGAAAAAGGTGAGTTATCTTTATCTGAAATTGGGAAGTATTCATTTTACCCCAATCAATACTTAATCATGAAAGACGCTCTCGGAGGATCTGCTTCAGCATTAGGAATGGTGGATAAAACAAGAAAAAAGGTTAAGAAACTTGCTATAAACCAAGAGCATGTGTGGGGTATACACCCTAGGAATGTACAACAAACAATGGCAATAGAACTCTTGCTTCGTAAGGATATACCGCTTGTCACATTAATAGGGAAGGCAGGTACAGGGAAAACCTTACTTGCTCTTGCATCAGGCTTAATGCAGACAGAAGACTTCAGGGAATTTAAAAAGCTTTTAGTTGCAAGACCCATTGTCCCGGTGGGGAAAGATTTAGGGTATTTACCTGGAGAAAAACAAGAAAAACTGAGACCTTGGATGCAGCCGATATTTGATAATCTTGAATATCTTTTTAACACGAAAAAACCTGGAGAATTGGACGCGATCCTTGCGGGAATGGGCTCAATAGAGGTAGAAGCTTTAACCTATATTCGAGGAAGAAGTTTGCCAAAGCAATTTATCATCATTGACGAAGCACAAAATTTAACAAAACATGAGGTAAAAACAATTTTGACTCGTGTAGGTGAGGGAAGTAAAATTGTCTTAATGGGTGACCCCGAACAAATCGACCATCCATATCTTGACGCCTACAATAATGGTTTAACCTATGTGGTCGAACGTTTTAAAGACCAAGTAATTTCCGGACATGTTAAATTATTAAAAGGAGAGCGTTCTGGATTAGCAAGACTGGCAGCGGATCTACTGTAA
- a CDS encoding UPF0223 family protein, translated as MEYQYPIDYHWTTDEIVDVIKFYEAIEKAYEKGIDRDELMVIYRRFKEIVPSKAEEKTICGEFEDISGYSSYRTIKKAKDSAPGERISMK; from the coding sequence ATGGAATACCAATACCCAATCGATTATCATTGGACAACGGATGAAATTGTTGATGTCATCAAATTCTACGAGGCGATAGAAAAAGCCTATGAAAAGGGAATAGACCGTGATGAATTAATGGTTATTTATCGACGATTTAAGGAAATCGTTCCTAGTAAGGCTGAAGAGAAAACAATCTGTGGTGAATTTGAGGATATTAGTGGCTATTCTTCCTATCGGACGATAAAAAAAGCGAAGGATTCAGCCCCTGGTGAACGGATATCAATGAAGTAA
- a CDS encoding YlaN family protein translates to MASEMIVNHQEKAYALLQADAEKILKLIKVQMENLTMPQCPLYEEVLDTQMFGLSREIEFAVRLGLIDVKDGKAILDKLERELSALHDASIRK, encoded by the coding sequence TTGGCGTCTGAAATGATTGTGAATCATCAAGAAAAAGCCTATGCCTTATTACAGGCAGACGCTGAAAAAATATTAAAGCTTATTAAGGTGCAAATGGAAAATCTCACGATGCCTCAATGCCCTCTTTATGAAGAGGTATTGGATACGCAAATGTTTGGTTTGTCTAGAGAGATAGAATTTGCGGTTAGATTAGGCTTAATAGATGTTAAGGATGGAAAAGCGATACTAGATAAATTAGAAAGAGAATTATCTGCGCTACATGATGCATCCATTAGAAAATAA
- a CDS encoding peptidyl-prolyl cis-trans isomerase, whose product MENILLLTGKVKYTITLDPTVWIFDDRKIDLNTYFSTTSEHSNELEEYTKSISKHWDREIMEGAVYPPTLKTEKKYEKEKVLTGSFGIPFQPFLKNAEPDDNADTLVIKTTTSEFEVALETARDIILGFSEIGKPLNEDGPVHVYFGDGSNQQNPIKNVREFIVK is encoded by the coding sequence ATGGAAAATATATTATTACTAACAGGCAAAGTTAAATATACAATTACTCTCGATCCTACTGTTTGGATTTTTGATGATCGAAAGATTGATTTGAATACTTACTTCTCGACAACTTCTGAACACAGTAATGAACTTGAAGAATATACTAAATCGATTTCTAAACATTGGGACCGTGAAATTATGGAAGGTGCAGTCTATCCGCCAACCTTAAAGACGGAGAAGAAATATGAGAAAGAAAAAGTATTAACAGGTAGTTTTGGTATACCCTTTCAGCCTTTTTTAAAGAATGCAGAACCTGATGACAATGCTGATACTTTAGTCATAAAAACAACAACTTCTGAATTTGAAGTAGCCCTTGAAACTGCAAGAGATATTATCCTTGGTTTTTCAGAAATCGGGAAACCACTTAACGAAGACGGACCTGTCCATGTTTATTTTGGAGATGGTTCTAATCAACAAAACCCAATAAAAAATGTGAGAGAATTTATTGTAAAATAA